In Sciurus carolinensis chromosome 13, mSciCar1.2, whole genome shotgun sequence, a genomic segment contains:
- the Arid5a gene encoding AT-rich interactive domain-containing protein 5A isoform X1, giving the protein MAAPPVKGKRKQSEEGHALEPPTSPEPDGAQSRGQSPIQLEDSPEAGGEREEEQAFLVSLYKFMKERRTPIERVPHLGFKQINLWKIYKAVEKLGAYELVTGRRLWKNVYDELGGSPGSTSAATCTRRHYERLVLPYVRHLKGEDDKPLPPSKPRKQYKVAREPRGDDGAPERPKKAKEERQVDQMVPGKTKSDTADLTQLPGQEPPKDSTKEQGRAPGPSLPPGSAGGCPEAYRRLLTSFYCKGTHGIMSPLAKKKLLAQVSKAEALRCQEEGCLHGAGGPNRGAPENPRSLERLAQDSGPPLPPQEGPQALGGSLRVEAPAGPCPAAPVFTGCFHAYPTEVLKPVSRHPRDFFSSLKDGVLLGPPGKEEGPSVQEPPLAWGGDASRPSAFHKGGSSKSSFYPKPKACWVSPMARVPAESPVAPLSLPCGPGLGNKRGREDEGFVYGGKKLQAVPPFLQEAGAKEGRTKPAAPGLALSCLLGPGLGPALPEAHRGTMLHCPLNFASTSDPVKGQAALPLSPLVIPAFPAHFLATAGPSPMAAGLVHFPPTCFDSPLRHRLSPAPAWHAPPVTACTVPHFLHLNTKL; this is encoded by the exons ATGG CAGCACCCCCTGtcaaagggaaaaggaaacagTCAGAGGAGGGCCATGCCCTGGAGCCCCCCACGTCCCCCGAACCCGACGGTGCACAGAGCAGGGGCCAGAGCCCGATCCAGCTGGAG GACTCCCCCGAGGCAGGCGGGGAGCGGGAGGAGGAGCAGGCCTTCCTGGTCAGCCTCTACAAGTTCATGAAGGAGCGGCGCACGCCCATCGAGAGGGTGCCCCATCTCGGCTTCAAGCAGA TTAACCTCTGGAAGATCTACAAGGCGGTGGAGAAGCTGGGGGCCTACGAGCTG GTGACGGGCCGCCGCCTGTGGAAGAATGTGTATGACGAGCTGGGGGGCAGCCCGGGCAGCACCAGTGCAGCCACGTGCACGCGCCGCCACTACGAGAG GCTGGTCCTCCCGTACGTGCGGCACCTGAAGGGAGAGGATGACAAGCCGCTGCCCCCCTCCAAGCCCAGGAAGCAGTACAAGGTGGCCAGGGAGCCCCGGGGCGATGACGGGGCCCCCGAGCGGCCAAAGAAGGCCaaggaggagaggcaggtggACCAG ATGGTTCCAGGAAAGACCAAATCAGACACAGCAGACCTGACACAGCTTCCCGGCCAGGAGCCCCCTAAGGACAGCACGAAAGAGCAGGGCCGGGCTCCGGggccctctctgcctcctgggagTGCCGGCGGCTGCCCTGAGGCATACAGGCGGCTCCTGACCAGCTTCTACTGCAAAGGGACCCATGGCATCATGTCGCCACTGGCCAAAAAGAAGCTCCTGGCCCAAGTCAGCAAGGCGGAGGCCTTGCGGTGCCAGGAGGAGGGCTGTCTCCACGGGGCCGGCGGCCCCAACAGGGGGGCCCCGGAGAACCCCCGGAGCCTGGAAAGGCTGGCCCAGGACTCCGGGCCTCCGCTGCCCCCTCAGGAGGGACCGCAGGCCCTTGGTGGCAGCCTCAGGGTGGAGGCTCCGGCGGGCCCCTGCCCGGCAGCGCCCGTTTTCACCGGCTGTTTCCACGCCTACCCCACCGAGGTGCTGAAGCCTGTCAGCCGGCACCCCCGGGACTTCTTCTCCAGCCTCAAAGACGGGGTGCTGTTGGGACCTCCTGGCAAAGAAGAGGGGCCATCCGTGCAGGAGCCCCCACTGGCGTGGGGCGGGGACGCCAGCCGTCCCTCCGCGTTCCATAAAGGAGGCTCCAGCAAGAGCAGCTTCTACCCCAAGCCCAAAGCCTGCTGGGTGTCCCCCATGGCCAGGGTCCCTGCCGAGAGCCCAGTGGCCCCACTCTCGCTCCCCTGCGGCCCAGGCCTGGGCAACAAGCGTGGCCGGGAAGACGAGGGCTTTGTCTACGGTGGCAAGAAACTGCAGGCGGTTCCGCCCTTTCTTCAGGAGGCCGGTGCCAAGGAGGGCAGGACCAAGCCCGCCGCCCCCGGCCTGGCCCTCTCCTGCCTGCTGGGCCCGGGACTGGGGCCTGCCCTGCCGGAAGCCCACAGGGGCACCATGCTGCACTGCCCACTCAACTTCGCCAGCACTTCAGACCCTGTAAAGGGCCAGGCCGCACTGCCCCTCAGCCCCCTGGTCATCCCGGCCTTCCCGGCCCACTTCCTGGCCACTGCGGGGCCCTCGCCCATGGCTGCTGGCCTGGTGCACTTCCCCCCCACCTGCTTTGACAGCCCCCTCCGCCACAGACTCAGCCCAGCTCCTGCCTGGCACGCGCCCCCCGTCACCGCCTGCACGGTCCCCCACTTCTTGCACCTCAACACCAAGCTGTAG
- the Arid5a gene encoding AT-rich interactive domain-containing protein 5A isoform X2 — translation MAPPVKGKRKQSEEGHALEPPTSPEPDGAQSRGQSPIQLEDSPEAGGEREEEQAFLVSLYKFMKERRTPIERVPHLGFKQINLWKIYKAVEKLGAYELVTGRRLWKNVYDELGGSPGSTSAATCTRRHYERLVLPYVRHLKGEDDKPLPPSKPRKQYKVAREPRGDDGAPERPKKAKEERQVDQMVPGKTKSDTADLTQLPGQEPPKDSTKEQGRAPGPSLPPGSAGGCPEAYRRLLTSFYCKGTHGIMSPLAKKKLLAQVSKAEALRCQEEGCLHGAGGPNRGAPENPRSLERLAQDSGPPLPPQEGPQALGGSLRVEAPAGPCPAAPVFTGCFHAYPTEVLKPVSRHPRDFFSSLKDGVLLGPPGKEEGPSVQEPPLAWGGDASRPSAFHKGGSSKSSFYPKPKACWVSPMARVPAESPVAPLSLPCGPGLGNKRGREDEGFVYGGKKLQAVPPFLQEAGAKEGRTKPAAPGLALSCLLGPGLGPALPEAHRGTMLHCPLNFASTSDPVKGQAALPLSPLVIPAFPAHFLATAGPSPMAAGLVHFPPTCFDSPLRHRLSPAPAWHAPPVTACTVPHFLHLNTKL, via the exons ATGG CACCCCCTGtcaaagggaaaaggaaacagTCAGAGGAGGGCCATGCCCTGGAGCCCCCCACGTCCCCCGAACCCGACGGTGCACAGAGCAGGGGCCAGAGCCCGATCCAGCTGGAG GACTCCCCCGAGGCAGGCGGGGAGCGGGAGGAGGAGCAGGCCTTCCTGGTCAGCCTCTACAAGTTCATGAAGGAGCGGCGCACGCCCATCGAGAGGGTGCCCCATCTCGGCTTCAAGCAGA TTAACCTCTGGAAGATCTACAAGGCGGTGGAGAAGCTGGGGGCCTACGAGCTG GTGACGGGCCGCCGCCTGTGGAAGAATGTGTATGACGAGCTGGGGGGCAGCCCGGGCAGCACCAGTGCAGCCACGTGCACGCGCCGCCACTACGAGAG GCTGGTCCTCCCGTACGTGCGGCACCTGAAGGGAGAGGATGACAAGCCGCTGCCCCCCTCCAAGCCCAGGAAGCAGTACAAGGTGGCCAGGGAGCCCCGGGGCGATGACGGGGCCCCCGAGCGGCCAAAGAAGGCCaaggaggagaggcaggtggACCAG ATGGTTCCAGGAAAGACCAAATCAGACACAGCAGACCTGACACAGCTTCCCGGCCAGGAGCCCCCTAAGGACAGCACGAAAGAGCAGGGCCGGGCTCCGGggccctctctgcctcctgggagTGCCGGCGGCTGCCCTGAGGCATACAGGCGGCTCCTGACCAGCTTCTACTGCAAAGGGACCCATGGCATCATGTCGCCACTGGCCAAAAAGAAGCTCCTGGCCCAAGTCAGCAAGGCGGAGGCCTTGCGGTGCCAGGAGGAGGGCTGTCTCCACGGGGCCGGCGGCCCCAACAGGGGGGCCCCGGAGAACCCCCGGAGCCTGGAAAGGCTGGCCCAGGACTCCGGGCCTCCGCTGCCCCCTCAGGAGGGACCGCAGGCCCTTGGTGGCAGCCTCAGGGTGGAGGCTCCGGCGGGCCCCTGCCCGGCAGCGCCCGTTTTCACCGGCTGTTTCCACGCCTACCCCACCGAGGTGCTGAAGCCTGTCAGCCGGCACCCCCGGGACTTCTTCTCCAGCCTCAAAGACGGGGTGCTGTTGGGACCTCCTGGCAAAGAAGAGGGGCCATCCGTGCAGGAGCCCCCACTGGCGTGGGGCGGGGACGCCAGCCGTCCCTCCGCGTTCCATAAAGGAGGCTCCAGCAAGAGCAGCTTCTACCCCAAGCCCAAAGCCTGCTGGGTGTCCCCCATGGCCAGGGTCCCTGCCGAGAGCCCAGTGGCCCCACTCTCGCTCCCCTGCGGCCCAGGCCTGGGCAACAAGCGTGGCCGGGAAGACGAGGGCTTTGTCTACGGTGGCAAGAAACTGCAGGCGGTTCCGCCCTTTCTTCAGGAGGCCGGTGCCAAGGAGGGCAGGACCAAGCCCGCCGCCCCCGGCCTGGCCCTCTCCTGCCTGCTGGGCCCGGGACTGGGGCCTGCCCTGCCGGAAGCCCACAGGGGCACCATGCTGCACTGCCCACTCAACTTCGCCAGCACTTCAGACCCTGTAAAGGGCCAGGCCGCACTGCCCCTCAGCCCCCTGGTCATCCCGGCCTTCCCGGCCCACTTCCTGGCCACTGCGGGGCCCTCGCCCATGGCTGCTGGCCTGGTGCACTTCCCCCCCACCTGCTTTGACAGCCCCCTCCGCCACAGACTCAGCCCAGCTCCTGCCTGGCACGCGCCCCCCGTCACCGCCTGCACGGTCCCCCACTTCTTGCACCTCAACACCAAGCTGTAG